Proteins encoded within one genomic window of Sporolituus thermophilus DSM 23256:
- the queA gene encoding tRNA preQ1(34) S-adenosylmethionine ribosyltransferase-isomerase QueA — protein MLVTEFDYYLPEELIAQQPCEPRDHSRLLVLDRRTGNIEHRRFYNLPDYLQPGDTLVFNDTKVIPARLIGAKAGTGGKVEVFLLNRLTGDEWETLVKPGKRARPGTQVVFGDELSCEILASTDYGGRIVRFNYSGVFEEILDRLGETPLPPYIKARLADKDRYQTVYAKERGSAAAPTAGLHFTPALLDRIRAKGINLAFITLHVGLGTFRPVTVTDITQHTMHREYYSVSPETAGLINRTKQAGGRIIAVGTTAVRTLETVGAGGSVESGSGWTDIFIYPGYRFKVVDALVTNFHLPQSTLLMLVSALAGRENIMNAYHTAVREKYRFFSFGDAMLIL, from the coding sequence ATGCTTGTCACTGAGTTTGATTATTATTTGCCTGAAGAACTAATTGCCCAACAGCCCTGTGAGCCGCGCGACCATTCGCGGCTACTGGTGCTGGACCGGCGAACAGGGAACATCGAACATCGCCGGTTTTATAATTTGCCTGATTACTTACAGCCAGGGGATACCCTGGTTTTTAATGATACTAAGGTTATCCCTGCCCGGTTAATCGGCGCCAAAGCCGGTACGGGCGGAAAAGTTGAAGTTTTTTTGCTAAACCGGTTAACGGGTGATGAGTGGGAAACGCTGGTTAAACCAGGCAAACGCGCCCGGCCCGGCACCCAGGTAGTTTTTGGCGACGAACTTTCCTGCGAGATATTGGCGTCTACCGATTATGGCGGCCGTATTGTCCGCTTTAACTATTCCGGTGTTTTTGAAGAGATTTTAGACCGGCTGGGGGAAACGCCTTTGCCGCCATATATTAAAGCCCGATTAGCGGACAAAGACCGCTATCAGACCGTTTATGCCAAGGAACGCGGTTCGGCGGCCGCCCCCACCGCCGGGCTTCACTTCACGCCCGCCCTGCTCGACCGCATTAGGGCAAAGGGGATTAACCTGGCCTTTATTACGCTCCATGTCGGTCTGGGAACCTTTCGTCCCGTTACGGTCACAGATATTACCCAGCATACAATGCACCGCGAGTATTACTCGGTATCGCCGGAAACCGCCGGTTTAATTAATCGGACCAAGCAAGCAGGCGGGCGCATCATTGCTGTCGGCACTACGGCGGTCCGCACGCTGGAGACGGTGGGCGCCGGCGGGAGTGTGGAAAGCGGCAGCGGCTGGACCGATATTTTTATTTATCCTGGTTACCGCTTTAAAGTTGTCGATGCCCTAGTTACTAATTTTCATCTGCCCCAGTCGACGCTGCTCATGTTGGTTAGTGCTCTGGCGGGACGGGAAAATATTATGAATGCCTATCATACTGCGGTCCGCGAGAAATACCGGTTTTTCAGCTTTGGCGACGCAATGCTCATCCTATAA